One Osmerus eperlanus chromosome 13, fOsmEpe2.1, whole genome shotgun sequence genomic region harbors:
- the drd1a gene encoding D(1) dopamine receptor → MDLMNFTMVIDSGLLDDASSSRVLTGCFLSLLILTTLLGNTLVCVAVTKFRHLRSKVTNFFVISLAVSDLLVAILVMPWKAVAEIVGFWPFGSFCDTWVAFDIMCSTASILNLCVISVDRYWAISSPFRYERKMTPRVAFVMISVAWTLSVLISFIPVQLNWHKAQTKASILDPAGSAGPLGPNGTAAALGPENCDSSLNRTYAISTSLISFYIPVGIMVATYTQIYRIAHRQIRRISALERAAESAKNRHNSMGGDSSMGESESSFKMTFKRETKVLKTLSVIMGVFVCCWLPFFILNCMVPFCEPSPSGGGESFPCISPTTFNVFVWCGWANSSLNPIIYAFNADFRKAFSILLGCHRLCPGVHGLETASLNKN, encoded by the coding sequence ATGGATCTGATGAACTTCACCATGGTCATCGACAGTGGATTATTGGACGACGCCTCCTCCAGCCGCGTCCTCACTGGctgtttcctctctctgctcatccTCACTACGCTGCTGGGCAACACCTTGGTTTGCGTTGCCGTCACCAAGTTCCGCCACCTGCGCTCCAAGGTCACCAACTTCTTTGTGATCTCATTGGCTGTGTCGGACCTGCTGGTGGCCATCTTGGTGATGCCGTGGAAGGCGGTGGCTGAGATCGTAGGCTTCTGGCCGTTCGGCTCTTTCTGCGACACCTGGGTGGCGTTCGACATCATGTGCTCCACGGCCTCCATCTTGAACCTGTGCGTCATCAGCGTGGACCGCTACTGGGCCATCTCCAGCCCGTTCCGCTATGAGAGGAAGATGACTCCTCGAGTGGCATTTGTGATGATCAGCGTAGCCTGGACGCTGTCCGTCCTCATCTCCTTCATCCCCGTCCAGCTCAACTGGCACAAGGCCCAGACCAAAGCCTCCATCCTGGACCCTGCTGGCTCTGCGGGCCCCCTGGGGCCCAACGGCACAGCTGCGGCCCTTGGGCCAGAGAACTGCGACTCCAGCCTCAACCGGACCTAcgccatctccacctccctcatcAGCTTCTACATCCCCGTGGGCATCATGGTGGCCACCTACACCCAGATCTACCGCATCGCCCACCGGCAGATCCGTCGAATCTCGGCCCTGGAGCGCGCGGCGGAGAGCGCCAAGAACCGCCACAACAGCATGGGCGGAGACTCCAGCATGGGCGAGTCGGAGAGCTCCTTCAAGATGACGTTCAAGCGCGAGACCAAGGTCCTGAAGACGCTGTCGGTCATCATGGGAGTGTTCGTGTGCTGCTGGCTGCCCTTCTTCATCCTCAACTGCATGGTGCCCTTCTGCGAGCCGTCGCCCTCCGGCGGCGGGGAGTCCTTCCCCTGCATCAGCCCCACCACCTTcaacgtgtttgtgtggtgcGGCTGGGCCAACTCTTCACTCAACCCCATCATCTATGCCTTCAACGCCGACTTCAGAAAGgccttctccatcctccttGGCTGCCACAGGCTGTGTCCGGGAGTGCACGGCCTTGAGACGGCTAGTCTGAACAAGAACTGA